The proteins below are encoded in one region of Asticcacaulis excentricus CB 48:
- a CDS encoding M28 family peptidase, which yields MKRTLICLGLITSFAANGALAQVSGSIDGARISQDVKVLASDAFEGRAPGTAGEAKTVAWLSERFNALGLEPGGENGTYLQTVPLTHTRLATPSLLNLRTPAGVQPLTHEQDIYLATARPVEKLSVKDLPLVFVGYGVKAPERQRDDFKGVDLKGKIAVFLINDPDFEAAAGEPVAERFGGRAMTWYGRWVYKYEIAARLGAAGALIIHDTPGAGYGWSTVIAPHSEVFDVVRQPDALQAVPVQGWLSGAAAEDLFRKAGLDLKALRVAARRDDFKPVAIGDARLSIEAAVKSDRVQSHNVVARLPGKTRPDESILYGAHWDAYGIGPADAQGRTIRPGANDDGLGTAAVLEIARHFAQGPKPDRSIVFALWTAEERGLLGSETYANRPTYPLETTVANITLDVLQTAGKAKDLVLIGMGQNDLEDRLATLAAHQGRTLTPDSAPERGLFYRADHFSVAKRGVPTLLIMGLGGGADLAEGGRAAGERWVADYTTNCYHKTCDAWSADWDLSGAVEDIDLAYRLGRDLAYSHDWPQWKAGSEFRPVRDKSAGMRK from the coding sequence ATGAAACGCACGCTGATCTGTCTCGGACTGATCACCAGCTTTGCGGCCAATGGGGCGCTGGCGCAGGTGTCCGGCAGTATTGACGGCGCGCGGATTTCGCAAGACGTAAAAGTGCTGGCCTCCGATGCCTTTGAAGGGCGCGCCCCCGGTACAGCCGGCGAAGCCAAGACCGTCGCCTGGCTGAGCGAACGCTTCAATGCGCTGGGTCTTGAGCCCGGTGGTGAGAACGGCACCTATCTTCAGACCGTACCACTGACCCATACGCGCCTGGCGACCCCTTCGCTGCTGAACCTGCGCACGCCAGCGGGGGTACAGCCCCTTACCCACGAGCAAGACATCTATCTGGCCACGGCGCGCCCGGTCGAGAAGCTGTCGGTCAAGGACCTGCCTCTGGTATTTGTCGGCTACGGCGTGAAGGCCCCGGAGCGCCAGCGCGACGATTTCAAAGGCGTGGACCTCAAAGGCAAGATCGCCGTCTTCCTGATCAATGATCCGGATTTCGAAGCCGCCGCCGGTGAGCCGGTGGCCGAGCGTTTCGGAGGCCGGGCCATGACGTGGTATGGGCGCTGGGTCTATAAGTATGAGATTGCCGCGCGTCTGGGGGCCGCCGGTGCCCTGATCATCCACGACACGCCGGGCGCGGGCTATGGCTGGAGCACGGTCATCGCACCGCATTCCGAAGTCTTTGACGTAGTGCGCCAACCCGATGCGCTTCAGGCCGTGCCGGTTCAGGGCTGGTTGAGCGGCGCGGCAGCCGAGGACCTTTTCCGCAAGGCCGGGCTGGACCTCAAGGCGCTGCGCGTAGCGGCGCGTCGGGATGATTTTAAACCGGTCGCTATCGGGGACGCGCGCCTGTCGATTGAGGCCGCGGTGAAGAGCGATCGGGTGCAGAGCCATAACGTCGTCGCCCGCCTCCCCGGCAAAACCCGTCCGGACGAGTCAATCCTGTACGGCGCACACTGGGACGCCTATGGCATCGGGCCAGCGGACGCGCAGGGCCGCACCATCCGCCCCGGCGCCAATGATGACGGGTTGGGGACCGCCGCCGTGCTGGAAATCGCGCGTCACTTTGCGCAAGGGCCGAAGCCCGACCGCAGCATCGTCTTTGCGCTATGGACCGCCGAAGAACGCGGGCTGCTGGGCTCAGAAACCTATGCCAACCGCCCAACCTATCCGCTGGAAACGACAGTAGCCAATATCACGTTGGACGTGCTGCAAACGGCGGGCAAGGCTAAGGACCTGGTGCTGATCGGCATGGGTCAGAACGATCTGGAGGACCGTCTGGCGACGCTGGCGGCGCATCAGGGGCGTACCCTGACCCCCGATTCTGCCCCCGAACGCGGCCTGTTCTACCGTGCCGACCATTTTTCGGTAGCCAAGCGCGGCGTACCAACCCTGCTAATTATGGGTCTGGGCGGCGGGGCCGATCTCGCCGAAGGTGGGCGGGCCGCCGGCGAGCGCTGGGTCGCCGACTATACGACCAACTGCTATCACAAGACCTGCGATGCGTGGAGCGCCGACTGGGACCTCAGCGGCGCGGTCGAAGATATCGACCTCGCCTACCGGCTGGGGCGTGATCTGGCTTATAGCCACGACTGGCCGCAATGGAAGGCCGGTTCGGAATTCCGCCCCGTGCGCGACAAGAGTGCCGGTATGCGGAAGTAG
- the aceA gene encoding isocitrate lyase, translating into MTTFEHLVPNAPKGRFNGITRPYTPQEVEKLRGSVWVRNTLAERGANRLWQLLHEEPFINALGAVTGNQAMQMVRAGLKAIYLSGWQVAADANTASAMYPDQSLYPANAAPELCRRINRTLQRADQIEHSEGGAKRDWFAPIVADAEAGFGGPLNSFEIMKAFIEAGAAGVHFEDQLASEKKCGHLGGKVLIPTQAHERNLIAARLAADVLGVPTLTVARTDAESAQLITSDIDERDHPFIDRDSRTPEGFFRLKPGTGLDHCIARGLAYAKYADLLWWETSHPDLDDARRFAEAVHKVHPGKLLAYNCSPSFNWKAKLDEATIARFQRELGAMGYKFQFVTLAGFHSLNNGMFELASGYRDRGMAAYSELQQREFANEAAGYTATRHQREVGTGYFDKIAMTITNGQSSTTALKDSTETAQFQTEPAE; encoded by the coding sequence ATGACCACTTTCGAGCACCTGGTGCCCAACGCCCCGAAGGGACGCTTCAACGGCATTACCCGTCCTTACACGCCGCAGGAGGTCGAAAAGCTGCGGGGTTCGGTGTGGGTCCGCAACACGCTGGCCGAGCGCGGGGCCAACCGCCTGTGGCAGCTGCTGCACGAGGAGCCCTTTATCAATGCGCTGGGTGCCGTCACCGGCAATCAGGCCATGCAGATGGTGCGCGCCGGGCTCAAGGCCATCTACCTCTCTGGCTGGCAGGTCGCGGCGGACGCCAACACCGCTTCGGCCATGTATCCGGACCAGTCGCTTTACCCGGCCAATGCCGCACCGGAACTGTGCCGCCGCATCAACCGCACGCTTCAGCGCGCCGATCAGATCGAGCATTCTGAAGGCGGCGCGAAACGCGACTGGTTCGCCCCCATCGTCGCCGACGCTGAGGCCGGCTTCGGCGGGCCCCTCAACAGTTTTGAGATTATGAAGGCCTTTATCGAGGCCGGGGCGGCAGGCGTGCATTTTGAGGATCAACTGGCTTCTGAAAAGAAGTGCGGCCACCTCGGCGGTAAGGTGCTGATCCCGACCCAGGCGCATGAGCGCAATCTGATTGCGGCCCGGCTGGCGGCCGACGTGCTGGGGGTGCCGACGCTTACCGTGGCGCGCACCGATGCCGAGTCGGCGCAGCTCATTACGTCTGATATTGACGAGCGCGACCATCCATTCATCGACCGCGACAGCCGCACGCCGGAAGGCTTCTTCCGTCTGAAGCCCGGAACGGGGCTCGATCATTGCATCGCTCGCGGTCTAGCCTATGCCAAATACGCCGACCTGCTGTGGTGGGAAACCTCGCACCCGGACCTTGACGATGCGCGCCGCTTTGCCGAGGCCGTGCACAAGGTTCATCCGGGCAAGCTCTTGGCCTATAACTGCTCGCCGTCCTTCAATTGGAAGGCGAAGCTGGACGAGGCGACGATCGCCAGATTCCAGCGCGAGTTAGGGGCTATGGGCTACAAGTTCCAGTTCGTAACGCTGGCCGGCTTCCACTCGCTGAATAACGGCATGTTCGAACTGGCCTCCGGGTACCGCGACCGCGGCATGGCGGCCTATTCCGAGCTTCAGCAGCGTGAATTCGCCAATGAGGCGGCGGGCTATACCGCTACCCGTCACCAGCGCGAGGTCGGTACCGGTTATTTCGACAAGATCGCCATGACCATCACGAATGGTCAGTCCTCGACGACCGCCTTGAAGGACTCGACCGAAACCGCTCAATTTCAAACAGAGCCCGCAGAGTAA
- a CDS encoding DUF5063 domain-containing protein, with protein MAFVMSPDRVAQASTDKIEALIRHLDWLAMAMHDTEPDSFDPAEYPEPALPKFETIYQAVQSGFSELRPYTFIILDAQSGVSKKPWEQDPWDDLTDIYRDLFDGIWRMEHTSRSDGLFELSLSYRSHWCAHLRALQAYLQTLTVA; from the coding sequence ATGGCTTTTGTCATGTCGCCGGACCGCGTCGCACAAGCATCGACCGATAAAATCGAAGCTCTGATCCGGCACCTCGATTGGCTGGCTATGGCCATGCACGATACCGAGCCCGACAGTTTCGATCCAGCAGAATATCCCGAACCCGCGCTGCCAAAATTTGAAACGATATATCAAGCTGTTCAGTCGGGCTTTTCTGAACTCAGACCGTACACTTTTATCATATTGGATGCGCAGAGCGGCGTGAGTAAAAAGCCCTGGGAGCAAGACCCATGGGACGATTTGACGGATATATACCGAGATTTGTTCGACGGTATTTGGCGCATGGAACACACCTCTCGTTCTGACGGGTTGTTTGAACTGTCACTTAGCTACAGATCGCATTGGTGCGCACACTTGCGAGCCTTGCAGGCTTATCTTCAAACCCTCACGGTTGCCTGA
- a CDS encoding VOC family protein, with protein MTTVKRLDHFNIQTHDMAGTIAFYADLLNLEARTAPERDPADRMWLYDSGNRAVIHLNRFGTDNTIPREVLPGNPTGAIHHIAFECDGYEETVNKLKVMGLYYATNDIARISLRQIFVADPNNVLLELNFRG; from the coding sequence ATGACGACTGTAAAACGCCTCGATCATTTCAACATTCAAACCCACGATATGGCGGGCACCATCGCCTTCTATGCCGATCTGCTGAACCTTGAGGCACGCACGGCGCCAGAGCGTGACCCAGCGGACCGCATGTGGCTTTACGACTCCGGCAATCGTGCCGTGATCCATCTTAACCGTTTTGGCACTGACAACACCATCCCGCGTGAAGTGCTGCCCGGTAACCCGACCGGGGCGATCCATCATATCGCCTTTGAATGCGACGGCTATGAGGAGACCGTGAATAAGCTTAAGGTTATGGGGCTCTACTATGCGACGAACGATATTGCGCGCATTTCTTTGCGACAGATTTTTGTCGCTGACCCTAACAATGTGCTGCTGGAACTCAATTTCCGCGGGTGA
- a CDS encoding methyl-accepting chemotaxis protein, with the protein MFKNLTIRARIVAAFALILFATAGLGVFSVSQLNAVNRSVDDLGSNWLPTANTLGDASQTFELMRLRQSQLLIVAEAERPEIVENIAKASKDLEETLESYKTMISNGEEQALADKIYGTMQGYRTNSQRYLDLVSAGDMVTAQSFFMNDMQAQARTLRDAIRADRAYQVEEGNKAAAKGIATGKSAATLILIALAGTAVFAALIGFLMIRGVSVPIARMSDVMKALSGGQADVKVPNLGERNEIGQMAASVEVFRDGLIRNRALEVEAAKARDESEYQRKQAMRDLAADFEGAIGGVVEMVSSAATEMQATAAQLTASAQESSAQAQSVSAAAEEAGTNVTSVAGSAEELGASVSEISRQVQHSLTKAREAVTEAEATSAIVNELSEAAGRITGIVDMISGIASQTNLLALNATIESARAGEAGKGFAVVAAEVKTLATQTARATTEINQQIAGIQATTEQAVRAIGNISQTIRIINESSATIAAAVEQQGAATGEIVQAVNQASMGTTEVTQSITGVARLAEETGMGASQVLNASSELAQQAEMLRAQVNGFLAQVRAA; encoded by the coding sequence ATGTTCAAAAATCTCACCATTCGCGCGCGTATCGTCGCGGCCTTCGCCCTGATCCTTTTCGCTACGGCGGGACTGGGGGTGTTCAGTGTCAGTCAGTTGAACGCCGTCAACCGCTCGGTCGATGATCTGGGCTCGAACTGGCTGCCGACGGCCAATACGCTGGGTGACGCTTCGCAAACCTTTGAACTGATGCGCCTGCGTCAATCGCAACTGCTGATCGTCGCTGAGGCCGAGCGTCCGGAAATCGTCGAAAATATCGCCAAGGCGTCTAAGGACCTCGAAGAGACGCTTGAGAGCTACAAGACGATGATCTCCAACGGCGAGGAGCAGGCGCTGGCCGACAAGATCTACGGCACGATGCAGGGCTACCGCACCAACAGCCAGCGCTATCTTGATCTGGTGTCGGCGGGCGATATGGTGACTGCACAATCCTTCTTTATGAACGATATGCAGGCTCAGGCCCGCACCCTGCGCGACGCTATTCGTGCCGATCGTGCGTATCAGGTCGAAGAAGGCAACAAGGCCGCGGCTAAGGGTATCGCCACGGGCAAATCGGCCGCTACACTGATCCTGATCGCACTGGCCGGGACGGCGGTGTTTGCTGCCCTGATCGGCTTTTTGATGATTCGCGGCGTCTCCGTGCCGATCGCGCGCATGTCGGACGTGATGAAGGCCCTGTCGGGCGGTCAGGCGGACGTGAAGGTACCCAATCTGGGTGAACGTAACGAAATCGGTCAGATGGCGGCTTCTGTCGAAGTCTTCCGCGATGGCCTGATCCGCAACCGAGCGCTGGAAGTCGAAGCGGCCAAGGCTCGTGACGAGTCCGAATATCAGCGCAAGCAGGCAATGCGTGATCTGGCTGCCGATTTCGAAGGCGCTATTGGTGGCGTAGTAGAAATGGTGTCCTCCGCCGCGACGGAAATGCAGGCCACGGCGGCGCAACTGACCGCTTCGGCGCAGGAATCCTCAGCGCAGGCACAGTCGGTGTCGGCGGCAGCCGAAGAGGCGGGCACCAATGTGACCTCGGTGGCCGGTTCGGCTGAGGAACTGGGGGCTTCTGTCTCGGAGATAAGCCGTCAGGTGCAGCATTCGCTTACCAAGGCACGCGAAGCCGTCACCGAGGCCGAAGCCACCTCGGCCATTGTCAACGAACTGTCAGAAGCCGCAGGCCGCATCACCGGTATCGTGGACATGATTTCGGGCATTGCGTCGCAAACCAACCTGCTGGCGCTCAATGCCACCATCGAATCGGCCCGAGCCGGTGAGGCCGGGAAGGGCTTTGCCGTCGTCGCCGCCGAAGTGAAGACGCTGGCCACTCAGACGGCCCGTGCCACCACGGAGATCAATCAGCAGATCGCTGGTATTCAGGCGACCACCGAACAGGCGGTGCGAGCTATCGGAAACATCTCGCAAACCATCCGCATCATCAACGAGTCCTCCGCCACCATCGCCGCCGCGGTGGAGCAGCAGGGCGCGGCGACGGGCGAGATCGTACAGGCGGTCAATCAGGCCTCGATGGGCACGACCGAGGTGACGCAAAGCATCACCGGTGTCGCGCGTTTGGCAGAAGAAACCGGGATGGGCGCCTCTCAGGTGCTCAATGCCTCCTCCGAACTGGCGCAACAGGCGGAGATGTTGCGGGCACAGGTCAACGGCTTCCTGGCGCAGGTGCGCGCGGCGTAG
- the polA gene encoding DNA polymerase I, whose amino-acid sequence MSPKRLVLIDGSGYIFRAYHGLPPLTRKSDGLPVGAVSGFCNMLYKLIKENRGEDAPSHLAVIFDAGAHTFRNDLYDQYKAHRPPPPEDLIPQFPLIRQATRAFGIHNVELLGFEADDLICTYAHLAVQQGFEVTIISSDKDLMQVVNDHVSMLDPVKGTHVGREQVIEKFGVPPELVVDAQALIGDSTDNVPGAPGIGIKTAAQLILEYGSLDALLKRAHEIKQPKRREALTDFRDQILMSRELVRLRCDVPPPCPIEEFALKDPNAAELGAFLAEMEFTSLARRVGGSLATLETAQAAPRDLTAPVSKPLFGTMAQVSAPRPATPEALLTPVDYSAYQCVQDIEALKAYLVQCRAAGVFAVDTETDSLSATASGLVGVSLSCAPGSGVYIPLSHQSDDGGLALSGDEFKQIALVEALAELKPLLEDPTVLKVGQNIKYDLSVFARYGIRVAPYDDTMLISYVLEGGLHGHGMDELSELHLGHTPIPFKQVAGTGKSAKSFKFVDLKPATEYAAEDADITLRLWHVLKPQLAQKRLLTVYETLERAMPTVLSDMELAGVRIDPQVLRLLSQDFGVRMGEIETEAHTVAGHPFNLNSPQQLGAIFFDEMALPGGKKTATGQWATDVKVLEEIAEKGTHDQGQRLARLLLDYRQMAKLKGTYTDALVEYADPQTQRIHTSYQLASTTTGRLSSNEPNLQNIPIRTLEGRKIRTAFVARAGHKLISADYSQIELRLLAHIGDIGQLKKAFQDGIDIHALTASEMFGVPVEGMPSEVRRRAKAINFGIIYGISAFGLGNQLGIDNQEAGRYIKTYFERFPGIKAYMDAAKEQVKATGYVETIFGRRIHIPDIHAKSAGQRAFAERAAINAPIQGTAADIIRRAMIRMPGALEAAGLTTTMLLQVHDELIFEAPEAEVEAAKAVIVEVMKHAALPALDISVPLEVEAKAADNWDEAH is encoded by the coding sequence ATGTCCCCCAAACGCCTCGTCCTGATCGACGGTTCCGGCTATATCTTCCGCGCCTATCACGGCCTGCCGCCCCTGACGCGCAAGTCCGATGGTTTGCCGGTTGGGGCGGTGTCGGGCTTTTGCAACATGTTGTATAAGCTCATCAAAGAGAACCGTGGCGAGGATGCACCGTCGCATCTGGCAGTAATTTTCGACGCCGGGGCGCACACCTTCCGCAATGACCTCTATGATCAGTACAAGGCGCATCGACCGCCCCCCCCCGAAGACCTGATCCCGCAATTCCCCCTGATCCGTCAGGCGACCAGGGCCTTTGGTATCCACAATGTCGAACTTCTGGGCTTTGAAGCCGACGACCTGATCTGCACCTATGCGCATCTGGCCGTGCAGCAGGGCTTCGAAGTCACCATCATCTCGTCCGACAAGGACCTGATGCAAGTGGTAAATGACCACGTCTCCATGCTTGATCCGGTCAAAGGCACACATGTCGGGCGCGAGCAGGTCATCGAAAAGTTCGGTGTGCCGCCGGAGCTGGTCGTTGATGCGCAGGCCCTGATCGGCGATTCCACCGACAATGTCCCCGGTGCGCCCGGCATCGGGATCAAGACTGCCGCCCAGCTTATCCTCGAATACGGCTCGCTCGATGCGCTGCTTAAGCGCGCGCACGAGATCAAACAGCCCAAGCGCCGCGAGGCCCTGACCGACTTCCGCGATCAGATCCTGATGTCGCGTGAGCTGGTGCGTCTGCGCTGTGATGTGCCACCGCCGTGCCCGATCGAGGAATTTGCCCTGAAAGACCCCAATGCTGCCGAACTGGGGGCGTTTCTGGCCGAGATGGAGTTCACCTCTCTAGCGCGTCGCGTCGGCGGATCGCTGGCGACGCTCGAAACCGCGCAGGCGGCACCGCGCGATCTCACGGCACCTGTGTCTAAGCCTCTGTTTGGCACGATGGCTCAGGTGAGCGCACCGCGCCCGGCCACTCCCGAAGCGCTGCTAACGCCGGTCGATTACAGCGCCTATCAGTGTGTTCAGGACATAGAGGCGCTGAAGGCCTATCTGGTGCAATGCCGGGCAGCGGGTGTGTTTGCCGTTGATACGGAAACCGACTCTCTGTCGGCCACCGCGTCGGGTCTGGTCGGCGTTTCTCTGAGCTGCGCGCCGGGGTCGGGGGTCTACATCCCGCTGTCGCATCAGTCGGACGACGGTGGTCTGGCCTTGTCTGGGGATGAGTTTAAACAGATCGCCCTGGTCGAAGCTTTGGCCGAACTCAAACCGCTGCTCGAAGACCCGACAGTGCTGAAGGTGGGGCAGAATATCAAATACGACCTGTCGGTCTTTGCGCGCTATGGTATCCGGGTTGCGCCCTATGACGACACCATGCTGATCTCCTACGTGCTCGAAGGCGGCCTGCACGGACATGGCATGGATGAGTTGTCTGAGCTGCACCTGGGCCACACGCCCATCCCGTTCAAGCAGGTAGCCGGCACGGGCAAGAGCGCCAAATCGTTCAAATTCGTCGATCTGAAGCCGGCCACCGAATACGCCGCCGAAGACGCTGACATCACGCTGCGTTTGTGGCATGTGCTCAAGCCGCAACTGGCGCAAAAGCGACTTCTGACCGTCTATGAGACTTTGGAACGCGCGATGCCGACGGTCCTGTCGGACATGGAACTGGCTGGCGTGCGCATCGATCCGCAGGTGCTGCGCCTTCTCTCTCAGGACTTTGGCGTGCGCATGGGGGAGATCGAGACAGAGGCGCACACGGTGGCCGGTCATCCGTTCAATCTCAATTCGCCGCAGCAACTGGGGGCCATCTTTTTCGATGAAATGGCTCTGCCGGGCGGCAAGAAGACCGCGACAGGTCAGTGGGCGACCGATGTCAAGGTGCTGGAAGAGATCGCCGAAAAGGGCACGCACGATCAGGGCCAGCGTTTGGCGCGTCTGCTGCTCGATTATCGTCAGATGGCCAAGCTGAAAGGCACCTATACGGACGCCTTGGTCGAATATGCCGATCCGCAGACCCAACGCATCCATACCTCCTATCAACTGGCTTCGACCACCACAGGCCGATTGTCTTCCAACGAACCCAACCTGCAAAACATTCCCATCCGCACGCTGGAAGGGCGCAAAATCCGTACCGCCTTTGTGGCGCGTGCGGGCCACAAGCTGATCTCGGCTGACTACTCTCAGATTGAGTTGCGCCTGCTGGCGCATATTGGCGACATCGGCCAGCTCAAGAAGGCGTTTCAGGACGGCATCGACATTCACGCTCTGACGGCGTCGGAAATGTTTGGAGTCCCGGTCGAAGGTATGCCGTCCGAAGTGCGTCGCCGTGCCAAGGCCATCAATTTCGGTATCATCTACGGCATTTCGGCTTTTGGTCTGGGCAATCAGCTCGGCATCGACAATCAGGAGGCGGGTCGCTACATCAAGACCTATTTCGAGCGCTTCCCCGGTATCAAGGCCTATATGGACGCGGCGAAAGAACAGGTGAAGGCGACGGGCTATGTCGAAACCATCTTCGGCCGGCGCATCCACATCCCCGACATTCACGCCAAGTCGGCGGGTCAACGCGCCTTTGCAGAGCGCGCGGCGATCAATGCGCCTATTCAGGGTACCGCCGCCGACATCATCCGCCGTGCCATGATCCGTATGCCGGGAGCGCTTGAAGCCGCGGGCCTGACCACAACCATGTTGCTTCAGGTGCACGACGAACTGATCTTCGAGGCCCCCGAAGCCGAGGTCGAAGCTGCCAAGGCGGTGATCGTAGAGGTGATGAAACACGCGGCGCTACCGGCGCTCGACATCTCCGTCCCGCTGGAGGTCGAGGCCAAGGCGGCGGACAACTGGGATGAAGCGCATTGA
- a CDS encoding zinc-finger domain-containing protein, which produces MSMSTVPPPEVIYVDGHKVACNGGGGALGHPMVYLELGANGEVECGYCDRKFVHKDHAHEYQSPAPRPEGDH; this is translated from the coding sequence ATGTCTATGAGCACCGTTCCTCCTCCTGAAGTCATCTATGTCGATGGTCACAAGGTCGCCTGCAATGGCGGCGGTGGCGCGCTGGGTCACCCTATGGTCTATCTGGAACTCGGGGCCAATGGTGAGGTCGAATGCGGCTATTGCGACCGAAAGTTCGTGCATAAGGACCATGCGCACGAGTATCAAAGCCCGGCACCGCGCCCCGAGGGCGACCACTAA
- a CDS encoding methyl-accepting chemotaxis protein produces the protein MMFKNFSIRLRIIAAFSVVLACTLGLGLFAINRLAIVNGSLNDLATHWLPASHSLGEAGQSFELARFRQLQLSTVPESERSEIRDSVNQELAQLTQAIEGGTRHLTSPEERAQSEKIRTELKTYMANSEHYAGLIDTGDMAAAQAYFSQEMRTQARVLRNYIQEARAYQVEAGNKAAAHGMEQGATARTLILIALCVTALSAALIGFMMIRAVSVPIARMSDVMKALSGGQADVKVPNLGERNEIGQMAASVEVFRDGLIRNRTLEAEAARAREESEHQRRQAMQDLAADFEGAIGGVVEMVSSAATEMQATAAQLSASAQESSAKAQSVSAAAEQAGSSVTSVAGSAEELGASISEISRQVRHSLSKAGEAVMEAEATYAIVNELSGAAGRITSIVDMISSIASQTNLLALNATIESARAGEAGKGFAVVAAEVKTLATQTARATTEINQQIAGIQATTEQAVRAIENISHTIRIINESSATIAAAVEQQGAATSEIVLSVTQASTGAIDVTQNITGVARMAEETGTGASQVLSASSELAQQAAKLQAQVNGFLAQVRAA, from the coding sequence ATGATGTTCAAAAACTTTTCTATCCGGTTACGGATTATCGCTGCCTTTTCGGTTGTCCTTGCCTGCACGCTGGGACTGGGTCTGTTCGCCATCAACCGTCTGGCCATCGTCAATGGATCCCTTAATGATCTCGCCACCCACTGGCTGCCCGCCTCTCACAGCCTAGGCGAAGCCGGTCAGAGTTTTGAACTGGCCCGATTTCGCCAGCTTCAGCTTTCGACTGTTCCAGAGTCTGAACGGTCGGAAATTCGCGACAGCGTTAATCAGGAATTGGCTCAGCTGACGCAAGCCATAGAAGGCGGTACGCGCCACCTGACCAGCCCGGAGGAGCGGGCGCAGTCGGAGAAAATCCGCACAGAACTCAAAACCTACATGGCCAATAGCGAGCATTATGCCGGGTTGATTGACACCGGTGACATGGCCGCGGCTCAGGCCTATTTCTCGCAAGAAATGCGCACACAGGCCCGCGTACTTCGCAATTATATTCAAGAAGCCCGCGCCTACCAGGTGGAGGCCGGCAACAAGGCCGCCGCTCATGGCATGGAACAAGGCGCGACGGCCCGCACCCTGATCCTGATCGCGCTGTGCGTGACCGCCCTAAGTGCGGCCCTAATCGGCTTCATGATGATCCGCGCCGTCTCTGTCCCGATTGCGCGGATGTCGGACGTTATGAAGGCCCTGTCGGGCGGTCAGGCGGACGTAAAGGTACCCAATCTGGGTGAACGGAACGAAATCGGTCAGATGGCGGCTTCTGTTGAGGTCTTCCGCGATGGCCTGATCCGCAACCGAACACTGGAAGCCGAAGCGGCCAGGGCTCGTGAAGAGTCCGAGCATCAGCGCAGGCAAGCGATGCAGGATCTGGCGGCAGACTTCGAAGGGGCCATCGGGGGCGTGGTCGAAATGGTATCCTCCGCCGCGACGGAAATGCAGGCCACGGCGGCGCAGTTGTCCGCATCGGCGCAGGAATCCTCGGCAAAGGCACAATCGGTTTCCGCTGCGGCCGAGCAAGCCGGAAGCAGTGTCACCTCTGTGGCCGGGTCAGCCGAAGAACTGGGGGCTTCGATCTCTGAAATCAGCCGTCAGGTGCGTCACTCGCTTAGCAAGGCGGGCGAAGCGGTCATGGAGGCCGAAGCCACCTATGCTATCGTCAATGAGCTGTCGGGTGCGGCAGGTCGCATCACGAGCATCGTGGACATGATCTCGAGTATCGCCTCGCAGACCAACCTGCTGGCGCTCAACGCCACAATCGAATCGGCGCGCGCCGGTGAAGCGGGCAAGGGCTTTGCCGTTGTCGCCGCCGAAGTGAAGACGCTGGCCACCCAGACGGCCCGTGCCACTACTGAGATCAATCAGCAGATCGCTGGTATTCAGGCGACCACCGAACAGGCGGTCCGAGCTATCGAAAACATCTCGCATACCATCCGTATCATCAACGAGTCCTCCGCCACCATCGCCGCCGCAGTAGAGCAGCAGGGCGCTGCCACCAGCGAGATCGTATTGTCCGTAACTCAGGCTTCAACCGGCGCGATTGACGTGACGCAAAACATTACGGGCGTGGCCCGAATGGCTGAAGAAACCGGCACGGGCGCGTCTCAGGTGCTGAGTGCTTCGTCCGAACTGGCGCAACAGGCAGCGAAGTTGCAGGCGCAAGTCAACGGCTTTTTGGCGCAGGTGCGCGCGGCGTAG
- a CDS encoding lactoylglutathione lyase, with the protein MRYLHTMIRVKDLDAALDFYCRGLGLFEVRRTVSEKGRFTLVFLAAPLDSATATVNGGDRAAPHVELTYNWPDENGNVEDYTGGRNFGHLAYEVDDIYAACQHLIDMGVVINRPPRDGNMAFVRSPDGISIELLQKGAPKAPQEPWASMPNIGSW; encoded by the coding sequence ATGAGATATCTTCACACGATGATCCGCGTGAAAGATCTGGACGCGGCGCTCGATTTTTATTGTCGCGGTCTGGGTCTATTCGAAGTGCGCCGCACGGTGAGCGAAAAGGGCCGCTTTACGCTGGTCTTTCTGGCCGCGCCGCTGGATTCAGCCACAGCGACAGTAAATGGTGGCGACCGCGCCGCGCCGCATGTCGAGCTGACCTACAACTGGCCGGACGAAAATGGTAATGTCGAAGATTATACGGGCGGGCGCAATTTCGGGCACCTGGCGTATGAGGTCGATGACATCTATGCTGCCTGTCAGCACCTGATAGATATGGGCGTCGTGATCAACCGTCCGCCGCGCGATGGCAACATGGCCTTTGTGCGCTCTCCGGACGGTATCAGCATCGAACTGCTGCAAAAGGGGGCACCCAAAGCGCCGCAGGAACCGTGGGCCAGTATGCCCAATATAGGGAGCTGGTAG